The Argentina anserina chromosome 3, drPotAnse1.1, whole genome shotgun sequence genome includes a region encoding these proteins:
- the LOC126788289 gene encoding uncharacterized protein LOC126788289, with the protein MLLSLVQSTITSSSPFKILSPTTTSDLPRTLFLGLPTQPTTNALQRFLLFTKSSHFAKPRKPSLSINASLIEAPVIWVGRLCIFYALLKTGLAGSQANPLVSDLAESQGGGVGIESEDLGFSKWLNSIQGKPAKDAADGRKLVSKWHPTTKGTLRRNYRVPSKYEGRRILKAIASLLSDDDHFVDATSHKGCQIRRETAHGESVCCNNVRALFDELPTPHLVVEITPFPAGSLTENDYTKAEKLERVLRSGPSI; encoded by the exons ATGCTTCTTTCTCTTGTGCAATCCACCATCACATCCTCCTCACCCTTCAAGATTCTGAGCCCCACTACTACTTCTGACCTTCCCAGAACTCTCTTTCTTGGACTTCCAACCCAACCCACCACAAATGCTCTCCAAAGATTCCTCCTTTTCACCAAAAGCTCACACTTTGCCAAACCCAGAAAGCCCTCACTTTCCATCAATGCTTCTCTGATTGAAGCACCAGTCATATGGGTTGGCAGGCTTTGCATCTTCTATGCTCTCTTGAAGACTGGGCTGGCTGGATCTCAAGCTAACCCGCTTGTCTCAG attTGGCTGAGAGTCAAGGTGGAGGTGTTGGTATTGAGTCTGAGGATTTGGGGTTTTCTAAGTGGTTGAACAGCATACAGGGGAAACCAG CTAAAGACGCAGCTGATGGAAGAAAATTAGTCAGCAAATGGCATCCTACCACAAAGGGTACACTCAGAAGGAATTACAGGGTACCATCTAAATATGAAGGGCGGCGTATTCTAAAAGCCATTGCCTCTTTATTGTCAGATGATGATCACTTTGTAGATGCTACCTCCCACAAG GGCTGTCAGATCAGAAGGGAGACTGCACATGGAGAAAGCGTGTGTTGCAACAATGTGAGGGCTCTATTTGATGAGCTCCCAACTCCACACCTAGTTGTGGAAATCACTCCTTTTCCTGCTGGTTCTCTTACAGAAAATGATTACACCAAAGCTGAGAAACTAGAGAGGGTGCTCAGATCCGGTCCTTCTATTTGA